The following are from one region of the Ruficoccus sp. ZRK36 genome:
- a CDS encoding ATP-binding protein, which yields MQENTATGLPLISGKVSKPQRVVIYGPEGIGKSTLAAAFPEPVFLDTEGGTIHLNVTRFSQPENWEDILGLITQLGQRGHNFQTLVIDTVDWLERLLIEHICRKAHKDGIEDFGYGKGYTYLSEEFSRFLQSLEGLRGQGMHLVMVAHSTIRKFEQPDAGGAYDRYELKLSKQCAPLLKEWCDLLLFVNYFTKVTETDGRKKAVGGKERRIYTAHCAAFDAKNRHGLDDVLPMEFASIAHVFSATDTQPAAQSPTSSPAKSAESAKSTPADTDKPATGQQIKNIQALWKTLDYGQEQMAKLFQWLDAEALAGAENWDDLTMEQAARAIGFLSKKASEGGAS from the coding sequence ATGCAAGAGAACACTGCAACGGGCCTGCCGCTCATTTCCGGCAAGGTCTCAAAACCCCAGCGGGTCGTGATCTACGGCCCCGAAGGCATCGGCAAGAGCACGCTCGCCGCCGCCTTCCCCGAACCGGTCTTCCTCGACACCGAGGGCGGCACCATCCACCTGAACGTCACCCGCTTCTCCCAGCCCGAGAATTGGGAGGACATTTTGGGCCTCATTACCCAACTTGGCCAGCGTGGGCACAACTTCCAGACACTGGTCATCGACACGGTGGACTGGCTGGAACGCCTGCTCATCGAGCACATCTGCCGCAAGGCCCACAAGGACGGGATCGAAGACTTCGGGTACGGCAAGGGGTACACTTATCTCTCGGAGGAGTTCTCTCGCTTTTTGCAGTCACTCGAAGGGCTCCGGGGCCAGGGGATGCACCTGGTCATGGTGGCGCACTCCACCATTCGGAAGTTTGAGCAGCCCGACGCTGGCGGGGCCTACGACCGCTACGAGTTGAAGCTCTCCAAGCAGTGCGCTCCCCTGCTCAAGGAATGGTGCGACCTACTCCTGTTTGTGAACTACTTCACGAAGGTCACGGAAACCGATGGGCGAAAGAAGGCGGTCGGCGGCAAGGAACGCCGGATCTACACCGCTCATTGCGCGGCCTTCGACGCGAAGAACCGACACGGCCTCGACGATGTGCTCCCGATGGAGTTCGCGTCCATCGCCCATGTCTTTTCGGCCACGGACACGCAACCCGCTGCCCAGTCGCCCACATCGTCGCCTGCGAAATCTGCGGAATCTGCGAAATCGACGCCTGCCGACACCGACAAGCCCGCCACCGGTCAGCAGATCAAGAACATCCAGGCCCTTTGGAAGACGCTTGATTACGGGCAGGAGCAGATGGCCAAGCTGTTTCAGTGGCTCGACGCCGAAGCGCTGGCCGGGGCGGAAAACTGGGATGATCTCACGATGGAGCAGGCTGCCCGCGCCATCGGCTTTCTCTCGAAAAAGGCTTCGGAAGGGGGTGCGTCGTGA
- a CDS encoding AAA family ATPase translates to MAFRYTSKGIPEVPDDFRQVAEDVVGPVDWTDEHSGYCQCPGAHKHTTPSRERDCRVYLDAENGYAPTIHCFHDSCKEEIAAANFALRSTIGKAAFRAGDHHDFSRRQNGFDSGKDPFESFLKACFKADDILSLAPGTLPDGETRAIPEHGGINVFTRDEWLERAAAKGGIERLFSTRHGLYIRINPVSPKSNGTDKDVTAFRHTLIESDRIPKAEQERILRNSGLPIAALIDSGGHSIHAWVRVEAKTRDEYHARRERLWQSLPEGFVIDSQNRNPSRFSRCPGGRRGDAVQRLLAVNLGPSSFEAWESEGDGLGLAEPLRVSQLGDYDTGNDPNNVLGNRWLCRGGSLIIVGQSGIGKSSFSMQLAVMWALGLPVFNIRPVRPLKSLIIQAENDIGDLAEMYQGVRIGMGLNDDHRPLLEENIIFYRDTIHSGADFAKTADVLIQRHKPDLVWGDPLLNYIGDDASQQKVISEFCGRQLNPISERTGIIWCFMHHTGKPPSDSKARSHWTGSDYAYSGLGSSALTNWAREVAVLMRAKTPDGQPPTFRFELCKRRRRAGMTDTQGNSTEAIFVRHGQTGICWRQCPEPQQNESGSKYSIGKQSPRGGRPKAIENTLVEFERLRELTREWEAELSAKYEISASTVRRRWREYQQAQGKGQG, encoded by the coding sequence ATGGCATTTCGCTACACATCGAAGGGTATTCCCGAGGTGCCGGACGATTTCCGGCAGGTGGCCGAGGATGTGGTGGGACCGGTGGACTGGACCGATGAGCACTCGGGCTATTGCCAGTGCCCTGGTGCCCATAAGCATACGACGCCGAGCCGCGAACGCGACTGCCGGGTCTATCTCGATGCCGAGAACGGCTACGCCCCGACGATCCACTGTTTCCACGACAGTTGTAAGGAGGAAATCGCCGCTGCCAATTTCGCCCTGCGCTCCACTATTGGTAAAGCCGCGTTTCGGGCGGGCGATCATCATGACTTCTCCCGTCGTCAAAACGGTTTTGACAGCGGGAAAGACCCCTTCGAATCTTTCCTCAAGGCGTGTTTTAAGGCGGATGACATCCTTTCGCTTGCGCCGGGAACGTTGCCTGATGGGGAGACCCGCGCCATCCCCGAGCATGGCGGGATCAACGTCTTCACCCGTGATGAGTGGCTGGAACGGGCGGCGGCCAAGGGCGGCATCGAGCGCCTGTTCTCGACCCGCCACGGCCTCTACATCCGGATCAATCCCGTCTCCCCGAAATCCAATGGCACGGACAAGGATGTGACGGCGTTCCGGCATACCCTGATCGAGAGTGACCGCATTCCCAAGGCGGAACAGGAGCGTATCCTGCGCAACAGCGGCCTCCCCATTGCCGCCCTCATCGATTCAGGCGGCCACAGCATCCATGCCTGGGTGCGGGTGGAAGCGAAGACCCGCGACGAATACCACGCCCGGCGCGAGCGCCTGTGGCAGTCGCTCCCCGAGGGCTTTGTCATCGACAGCCAGAACCGGAACCCCTCGCGCTTTTCCCGCTGCCCCGGCGGGCGTCGCGGGGATGCCGTCCAGCGCTTGCTCGCCGTCAACCTCGGCCCGTCGTCCTTCGAGGCGTGGGAGAGTGAGGGTGACGGGCTGGGTCTGGCGGAACCCCTACGGGTGTCCCAACTCGGGGACTACGACACCGGCAACGATCCGAACAACGTGCTGGGCAATCGCTGGCTGTGCCGGGGCGGGAGCCTCATCATCGTCGGCCAGTCCGGCATCGGCAAGTCGTCCTTCTCCATGCAGCTTGCAGTCATGTGGGCGCTGGGCCTGCCGGTGTTTAACATCCGCCCCGTGCGTCCGCTCAAAAGCCTCATCATCCAGGCCGAGAACGACATTGGCGACTTGGCGGAGATGTACCAGGGGGTGCGTATCGGCATGGGCTTAAACGATGACCATCGTCCCTTGCTGGAGGAGAACATCATCTTTTACCGCGATACCATCCACAGCGGTGCGGACTTCGCCAAGACCGCCGATGTGCTCATCCAGCGCCACAAGCCGGATCTTGTCTGGGGCGACCCGCTGCTCAACTACATCGGGGACGATGCCAGCCAGCAGAAGGTGATTTCCGAATTCTGCGGGCGGCAACTCAACCCCATCTCAGAGCGCACCGGCATCATCTGGTGCTTCATGCACCATACGGGCAAGCCCCCGTCCGACTCGAAGGCCCGCAGCCATTGGACCGGCTCGGACTACGCTTACAGCGGCCTGGGCTCGTCGGCGCTGACGAACTGGGCGCGGGAAGTGGCCGTGCTCATGCGGGCCAAGACGCCCGATGGCCAGCCGCCGACCTTCCGCTTCGAGCTGTGCAAGCGCCGTCGCCGCGCCGGGATGACCGACACGCAGGGCAACTCCACCGAAGCCATCTTCGTTCGTCACGGGCAGACCGGTATCTGCTGGCGGCAGTGCCCGGAGCCGCAGCAAAACGAATCCGGCAGCAAGTATTCCATCGGCAAGCAATCGCCGCGAGGGGGCCGTCCCAAGGCCATCGAAAACACCCTCGTCGAGTTTGAGCGCCTGCGCGAACTCACCCGCGAATGGGAGGCGGAACTGTCGGCCAAGTATGAGATTTCCGCCTCCACCGTGCGCCGTCGCTGGCGCGAATATCAACAGGCCCAAGGGAAAGGACAGGGATGA
- a CDS encoding amidoligase family protein translates to MTNTSTASQRQYGVELEFTGISQQAAVDAMNAAGISTERQSYNHRTCPMWKVVTDSSCGLEAVSPILQGEEGLRQIAKVCDALDAAGAQVNKQTGFHVHMNVDDFTIHHARKLVKLWVKFEDVFDTFQPQSRRKSTNCYCQSNLGHFGDLANGRTQAQCCQQAFEAIDRCDTMEDLGRLYPSRFMKLNIQAYFRHRTIEVRHHSGTLNAEKAVNWVRLLMEFYETAKTVKTIRVRPSNAEVGMVRHKWFFQRTNPVALRRFYTKRAKHLAREAA, encoded by the coding sequence ATGACTAACACATCTACCGCCAGCCAACGCCAATACGGGGTCGAACTCGAATTCACCGGAATCAGCCAGCAAGCCGCTGTCGATGCCATGAACGCCGCCGGGATCAGCACCGAACGCCAGTCTTACAACCACCGGACCTGCCCCATGTGGAAAGTCGTCACCGACTCCTCCTGCGGGCTGGAAGCCGTCAGCCCCATCCTTCAGGGCGAGGAAGGGCTCCGGCAAATCGCCAAGGTCTGCGACGCTCTCGACGCCGCAGGCGCACAGGTCAACAAGCAGACCGGTTTCCATGTCCACATGAACGTGGACGACTTCACCATCCACCACGCCCGCAAACTGGTGAAGCTCTGGGTGAAGTTCGAAGATGTCTTCGACACCTTCCAGCCTCAAAGCCGCCGCAAAAGCACAAACTGCTACTGCCAGTCCAATCTCGGACACTTCGGGGATCTCGCCAACGGACGCACGCAGGCCCAATGCTGCCAGCAAGCCTTCGAGGCCATCGACCGCTGCGACACGATGGAAGACCTCGGCAGACTCTACCCGAGCCGTTTCATGAAGCTGAACATCCAAGCCTATTTCCGCCACCGCACCATCGAAGTCCGCCACCACAGCGGAACCCTCAACGCCGAGAAGGCCGTCAACTGGGTCAGGCTCCTGATGGAGTTCTACGAGACGGCCAAGACCGTAAAGACCATCCGGGTCCGCCCCAGCAACGCAGAGGTCGGAATGGTCCGCCACAAGTGGTTCTTCCAACGGACCAACCCCGTCGCCCTGAGACGCTTCTATACCAAGCGGGCGAAACATCTCGCCCGTGAGGCCGCCTGA
- a CDS encoding N-6 DNA methylase: MIETASDWPRKPDRQLEITPPGHGWLLPILLEVESRCWGRWEHWTRTMEAGRILDEPIPPIAFEPLSPLPRKMHEKSLDSISPSGGWQGWDSWRLFDYYLDWLLYAFGDSRQKEPPPEPAPGAFSRLYQVFCLEAMIAWPCDTFGKLMAENRHGRGAGFFPTPEHVVGMMVQMMFPDGEDYRLKTVCDPCVGTGRMILHASNYSYRLYAQDINPTVIKACLVNGYCFAPWLVRPFPFLRELPAEDVSQPLTVPETAQISRPARVEKPTQMILLDGI; this comes from the coding sequence ATGATCGAAACCGCCTCTGACTGGCCGAGGAAACCGGACCGCCAGTTGGAGATCACGCCGCCCGGTCACGGCTGGCTCCTGCCGATCCTCTTGGAGGTGGAGAGCCGCTGTTGGGGCCGGTGGGAGCACTGGACGCGAACGATGGAAGCCGGACGCATCTTGGATGAACCGATCCCGCCCATTGCCTTTGAACCACTGTCCCCGCTACCGCGCAAGATGCACGAGAAGTCTCTCGACAGTATTTCACCAAGCGGCGGGTGGCAGGGCTGGGACAGTTGGCGATTGTTCGATTACTATCTGGACTGGTTGCTCTACGCTTTCGGGGACAGTCGCCAGAAAGAGCCGCCACCCGAGCCCGCGCCGGGAGCGTTCAGCCGACTCTATCAGGTATTCTGCCTCGAAGCCATGATTGCCTGGCCCTGCGACACCTTCGGAAAACTGATGGCCGAGAATCGCCACGGGCGCGGGGCCGGGTTCTTCCCCACGCCCGAGCATGTGGTTGGAATGATGGTGCAAATGATGTTCCCTGATGGCGAGGACTACCGCCTCAAAACCGTCTGCGACCCCTGCGTCGGCACCGGGCGCATGATCCTTCACGCCAGTAACTACTCCTACCGACTCTACGCTCAGGACATCAACCCGACCGTCATCAAAGCCTGCCTTGTGAACGGCTACTGCTTCGCCCCGTGGCTCGTCAGGCCGTTTCCCTTTCTTCGGGAGTTGCCCGCCGAGGACGTGAGCCAGCCGCTAACGGTCCCGGAAACTGCGCAGATTTCCCGCCCTGCACGGGTGGAAAAGCCAACTCAAATGATACTGCTTGACGGGATTTGA
- a CDS encoding DEAD/DEAH box helicase has translation MSRFDLRPYQQEFLSAVRRDFREHDHILGVAATGSGKTILASDLMRDWSGNCLFLADAQELVRQNADKYFGYAGEFAGIEMADSKAILGDRVVVATTQSICRRLDKWPRDYFGLVIVDEAHRNTLGAMAAQVLLHFESAKVLGVTATPFRSDRRQLGSFYEKISVEIGLARLIKEGWLSRIVIKSVPLPVDLSQVRTTAGDYNEGDLGDVIQPHLRQAARLIAEHAAGRRTVAFLPLIASSQAFVKACREEGIRAVHVDGNDREGLRAYERGEYDLVSNASLLTTGWDHPQTDCVFILRPTKSLSLFQQMVGRGTRIAEGKENLLLLDPLFLSDDHSLIRPARLIARSESESDELSERLSGGGEVDLLEAEEEVEEVRQSRLEERLARASRRKARTVDAIEFCLSLHAVELADYEPELPWEGKPPSDRQLMTLAKAGFDTDCVSCRGHASKILDLLFMRREHGLATPKQLNWLRKFNYPEPELATFEEAQVFLDGQFNRKAM, from the coding sequence ATGTCCCGTTTTGACCTTCGCCCCTACCAGCAGGAGTTCCTGTCGGCGGTGCGCCGGGACTTCCGGGAGCATGACCACATCCTCGGGGTCGCGGCCACCGGGTCCGGCAAGACGATCCTGGCCTCGGATCTGATGCGTGATTGGAGCGGCAATTGCCTGTTCCTGGCCGACGCGCAGGAACTGGTCCGCCAGAACGCCGACAAGTATTTCGGGTACGCCGGGGAATTCGCCGGTATCGAAATGGCCGACTCCAAAGCCATCCTTGGGGACCGGGTTGTTGTAGCCACCACGCAGAGCATCTGCCGTCGCCTGGACAAATGGCCACGGGATTACTTCGGCCTGGTTATTGTCGATGAAGCCCACCGCAACACACTTGGGGCGATGGCGGCGCAGGTTCTCCTACACTTCGAGTCGGCCAAGGTGCTCGGGGTGACGGCCACGCCGTTTCGCTCTGACCGCCGCCAGTTGGGCAGCTTTTATGAGAAGATTTCCGTCGAGATCGGGCTGGCCCGCCTCATCAAGGAGGGCTGGCTCTCGCGCATCGTCATCAAGAGTGTGCCCCTGCCGGTGGACTTGTCGCAGGTGCGCACCACGGCGGGCGATTATAACGAGGGCGATCTGGGCGATGTTATTCAGCCGCACTTGCGTCAGGCAGCGCGGCTCATTGCCGAGCACGCTGCTGGCCGTCGCACGGTGGCCTTCCTGCCCCTGATTGCTAGCAGCCAAGCCTTCGTGAAGGCTTGCCGTGAGGAGGGCATCCGTGCCGTCCACGTGGACGGGAACGACCGCGAGGGGCTGCGGGCTTACGAGCGCGGGGAGTATGACCTTGTGTCCAACGCCTCCCTCCTGACGACCGGCTGGGATCATCCGCAGACCGATTGTGTCTTCATCCTGCGCCCGACGAAAAGCCTGTCCCTGTTTCAGCAGATGGTGGGACGCGGCACACGCATTGCCGAGGGGAAGGAAAACCTACTCCTGTTGGACCCCTTGTTCCTGAGCGACGACCATTCATTGATCCGCCCGGCCCGTTTGATTGCCCGTTCCGAATCCGAGTCGGATGAATTGAGCGAACGCCTCTCGGGTGGTGGCGAGGTCGATCTGCTGGAGGCAGAGGAAGAGGTGGAGGAAGTGCGCCAGTCTCGGTTGGAGGAACGCCTCGCACGGGCTTCCCGCCGCAAAGCCCGCACGGTGGACGCCATCGAGTTCTGCCTCAGCCTGCACGCGGTGGAACTGGCCGACTACGAGCCGGAGTTGCCTTGGGAAGGCAAGCCGCCGAGTGACCGTCAGTTGATGACACTGGCCAAGGCCGGGTTCGATACCGACTGCGTGAGCTGTCGGGGGCACGCCTCGAAGATCCTCGACCTTTTGTTCATGCGGCGCGAGCACGGCCTGGCCACCCCCAAGCAATTGAACTGGCTGCGGAAGTTTAACTATCCCGAGCCGGAACTGGCCACCTTCGAAGAGGCGCAGGTTTTCCTCGATGGGCAGTTCAACCGAAAGGCGATGTAA
- a CDS encoding siphovirus Gp157 family protein yields MKLYETLPAIEELWSQVEDILTGDRTEGTDGLPVNADTALDWIEEALSRIEDERDRKALNIAALIKNFRAQAEALKTEKMRLQRRQQAAEKTVERLTQYLGDFLPDGLKLSDARSVIGWRKSESINCWSDPGLLPVEFQRMKVEADLTAIKTALKAGQEVAGAELQIKQNIQIR; encoded by the coding sequence GTGAAGCTCTACGAAACCCTTCCCGCCATCGAAGAACTGTGGTCGCAGGTAGAGGACATCCTTACCGGTGATCGCACTGAAGGCACTGATGGCCTGCCCGTCAATGCGGACACCGCGCTGGACTGGATCGAGGAAGCCCTCTCCCGGATCGAAGACGAACGCGACCGCAAGGCCCTCAACATCGCCGCTCTCATCAAGAATTTCCGGGCACAGGCCGAGGCACTGAAAACGGAGAAGATGCGTCTGCAACGCCGCCAGCAGGCGGCGGAAAAGACCGTTGAGCGCCTGACCCAGTACCTCGGGGATTTCCTGCCGGACGGCCTCAAGCTCTCCGACGCCCGTAGCGTCATCGGCTGGCGCAAATCCGAGTCGATCAACTGCTGGAGCGATCCGGGCCTGCTCCCGGTTGAGTTCCAGCGGATGAAGGTCGAGGCCGACCTCACCGCCATCAAAACCGCCCTCAAGGCCGGGCAGGAAGTGGCCGGGGCAGAACTTCAAATCAAACAGAACATTCAAATTCGCTGA
- a CDS encoding ABC-three component system protein has protein sequence MSDSLASFTAPDSALGFLYQVRCALLWSLQRLRNESDFSVSLEALDDVAFEKEGTASELLQTKLHKNRSANLTDASPDLWKTIRVWLTASNSNVVQESTFLYLVTTEQASSGSIAAYLKQKQEDRDIDAAVTKLNNVAQTSTSSSNAEAYKAYLGISYEDRKKLVDRIIIIDNSPGINDLDALLKKEIFHAASREHQTTFLEYLEGWWYRRALHQLQNINSQDRILSEEIEAQMSDLRDQFKQDSLPISDDLLNYELDGKTAEAHQSLPFVQQIHLATTHKKRIAAAIRDYYRAFEQRSRWQRQDLLFVGDLSQYEKSLTEEWELVFSRIEDRIGHEATDEDKQTAAKEVLDWVEIANVNARIRPNVTEPFITRGSLHILSNELKIGWHPDFRQRLAHLLEGGAR, from the coding sequence ATGTCAGATAGCTTAGCCAGTTTTACTGCGCCGGATTCAGCGCTTGGTTTTTTATACCAAGTCAGATGTGCGTTACTATGGAGCTTGCAAAGACTTCGAAATGAAAGCGATTTTTCAGTGTCCCTTGAAGCACTCGATGATGTTGCGTTTGAAAAAGAGGGCACAGCTTCCGAACTCCTGCAAACTAAACTGCACAAGAACCGGAGCGCCAACCTAACAGATGCCTCTCCTGACCTGTGGAAGACCATTCGGGTATGGCTTACAGCATCAAATTCTAATGTCGTTCAGGAAAGCACCTTCCTTTATTTAGTAACCACTGAGCAGGCATCTTCCGGGAGCATCGCTGCTTACTTGAAACAAAAACAAGAAGATCGTGACATAGATGCCGCAGTTACAAAGTTGAATAATGTTGCGCAAACATCTACGAGCAGTAGCAACGCTGAAGCTTACAAAGCATATCTGGGAATCTCCTACGAAGACCGGAAAAAACTAGTCGATCGTATCATAATAATAGATAACTCACCTGGGATTAACGATCTAGATGCACTGCTGAAAAAAGAGATTTTTCATGCTGCGTCCAGAGAACATCAAACTACTTTCTTGGAGTATCTTGAAGGCTGGTGGTATCGACGCGCTCTACACCAACTGCAAAATATTAATTCTCAAGACCGTATTTTATCTGAAGAGATTGAAGCCCAGATGTCTGATCTTCGTGACCAATTCAAGCAAGACTCTCTTCCTATATCGGATGACCTACTAAATTATGAGTTGGATGGAAAAACTGCTGAAGCACATCAATCTCTTCCATTTGTTCAGCAGATACATTTAGCAACAACCCATAAGAAGCGCATAGCTGCTGCAATCCGTGACTATTATCGAGCCTTTGAACAAAGGTCACGATGGCAACGTCAAGACCTATTGTTTGTGGGTGACTTAAGCCAATATGAGAAGTCATTAACCGAAGAATGGGAGCTCGTCTTTTCACGCATTGAGGACCGAATTGGACACGAAGCAACGGATGAAGACAAACAAACGGCTGCAAAAGAGGTGCTAGATTGGGTTGAAATTGCAAATGTGAATGCGCGGATACGCCCCAATGTAACGGAACCATTCATTACGCGCGGTTCCCTGCATATACTTTCGAATGAACTAAAAATAGGCTGGCATCCTGACTTTAGACAGCGCCTCGCCCACTTGCTGGAAGGAGGTGCGAGATGA
- a CDS encoding DUF669 domain-containing protein, with protein sequence MKYTSQNADNLPRFVPNGDYLVTVVEASETLSKAGDDMIKLKLEVEGHGVHLYDYLVAAESSFWKIDTFRKAIGDRVVEGEEVELTAAALEGRQGHARLRIEEYQGKRSNKVELWITDRVPTATPKATQPAPAQAQPEDDDVPF encoded by the coding sequence ATGAAATACACTTCTCAAAACGCAGACAATCTGCCCCGCTTCGTGCCCAACGGCGATTATCTTGTCACTGTGGTCGAGGCTTCGGAGACCCTCTCGAAAGCCGGTGACGACATGATCAAGTTGAAGCTCGAAGTCGAGGGTCACGGCGTCCACCTCTACGACTACCTCGTTGCTGCCGAATCGAGCTTTTGGAAGATCGACACCTTCCGCAAAGCCATTGGGGACCGGGTGGTCGAGGGCGAGGAAGTCGAACTCACCGCTGCCGCTCTCGAAGGGCGTCAGGGCCATGCCCGGCTCCGCATCGAGGAGTACCAGGGCAAAAGGAGCAACAAGGTGGAACTGTGGATCACGGACCGTGTGCCGACTGCCACCCCCAAGGCAACCCAGCCCGCTCCAGCGCAGGCACAACCGGAGGACGACGATGTCCCGTTTTGA
- a CDS encoding helix-turn-helix domain-containing protein, producing MSNDDTQTRIEAKLDTLSRQVATLSELVSSQSTPAAKCTLTVEELAHRWSLCPEAVRRLVRDKQLRPLRDFRPFRFTLKEILDFENNDAPRMRGLGSKRKGGRK from the coding sequence GTGAGTAACGACGACACGCAAACCCGAATTGAAGCCAAGCTCGATACCCTGAGCCGACAGGTGGCCACCCTGAGCGAGCTTGTCTCTTCCCAAAGCACTCCGGCAGCCAAATGCACCCTTACGGTGGAGGAACTGGCGCACCGCTGGAGCCTGTGCCCGGAGGCCGTCCGCCGCCTGGTGCGCGACAAGCAGTTGCGCCCGCTGCGGGATTTCCGGCCTTTCCGTTTCACCCTGAAGGAGATTCTCGATTTCGAGAACAATGACGCGCCCCGGATGCGGGGGCTCGGCTCAAAGCGGAAAGGGGGCCGTAAGTGA
- a CDS encoding ParB/Srx family N-terminal domain-containing protein, translating to MSKAATPKAKGLADGIEVWCSFDKLVPIEDLKPNPRNPNTHPARQVELLAKNVRYFGWRHPITVSNRSGFIVAGHGRLEAARELGVQLVPVDYQDFASDNDEMAVLVADNRLAELASLDLNSLEGIIDELRVADFDTLLTGFDETDLASLLQGDDAAPGDDDDDDELDKGDVTIVLGLYRFKLTQEDYLAWIDRVKQDVGFDKQAVTKELRRRLGV from the coding sequence ATGAGCAAAGCGGCAACGCCCAAGGCAAAGGGACTGGCGGACGGGATTGAAGTGTGGTGCAGCTTCGACAAGCTGGTTCCGATTGAGGATTTGAAACCCAACCCGCGCAATCCCAATACGCACCCGGCGCGGCAGGTTGAGCTTCTGGCGAAGAACGTCCGCTACTTCGGCTGGCGTCATCCCATCACGGTTTCGAATCGCTCCGGGTTCATCGTGGCGGGACATGGCCGGTTGGAGGCGGCCCGCGAGCTTGGCGTCCAACTGGTGCCGGTGGATTACCAGGACTTTGCCTCGGACAATGACGAGATGGCCGTGCTGGTGGCGGACAACCGCCTGGCGGAACTGGCCAGCCTCGATCTGAATTCGCTCGAAGGCATTATTGACGAATTGCGGGTGGCCGACTTCGACACCCTCCTGACCGGCTTTGACGAGACCGACCTGGCCAGCCTTTTGCAGGGAGATGACGCCGCGCCGGGCGACGATGATGACGATGACGAACTGGACAAAGGCGACGTGACGATTGTGCTCGGTCTGTACCGCTTCAAGTTGACGCAGGAAGACTACCTGGCGTGGATCGACCGCGTCAAGCAGGACGTGGGCTTCGACAAGCAGGCCGTCACCAAGGAACTGCGCCGGAGGCTCGGGGTTTGA
- a CDS encoding VRR-NUC domain-containing protein yields the protein MNRRNEEHRLQVALFKWAKYASARHPGLKLMFAIPNGGARDAITGAMLKAEGVKAGVPDIFLPLSAGGFHGLFIELKTDRGHPTPEQREWLMRLRHRGYAAVLCRGLDEALDTITRYLGGQLSPEDTGHDR from the coding sequence GTGAACCGCCGCAATGAAGAACACCGTCTCCAGGTGGCTCTGTTCAAGTGGGCGAAGTACGCCAGCGCCCGGCATCCGGGCCTGAAACTGATGTTCGCCATCCCCAACGGCGGTGCCCGCGACGCCATCACCGGGGCCATGCTGAAGGCCGAGGGCGTGAAGGCGGGCGTCCCGGACATCTTCCTGCCCCTGTCGGCGGGTGGCTTCCACGGCCTGTTCATCGAATTGAAGACGGATCGGGGCCACCCCACGCCCGAACAGCGCGAATGGCTGATGCGCCTGCGTCATCGCGGTTACGCCGCCGTCCTGTGCCGGGGCCTCGATGAGGCACTTGACACCATCACCCGGTATCTGGGCGGCCAGTTGTCGCCCGAGGACACCGGACACGACCGGTAA